In Tachysurus vachellii isolate PV-2020 chromosome 24, HZAU_Pvac_v1, whole genome shotgun sequence, the sequence GCGGTAAAGGTGGCTAAAACGGTTAGCTGGGGAAAGTGTTGACAGGAGGACGTAAATATTATGTGGACTTTagtgaatttatttaaacttaGGGGCACATTAGCTAACTGTGGGGCTTCACACTTTTGGTCTGCAGGGCTGCAGTTTTGACATTCTGACAAAATCTCACTGAACTACGTCAAAAATGTGTTTaactatcttttttttaatgtttagtcATCAAAAGAATATCAGAAACACAGCATGTCTATGTGTTGTTGTAAATAAGGCCTAATTGTGCTGATATTCAGATCTGTGATGGACATCCGATGTTACGTGCATCTTTGCCAAACTCATCCAAATCAGCTAACACACGGAAATAAGGAACAAGGACAGAAAGTCATGTGAAAGCATAGCAAACGTCATCATTCTCTATCAATCTGTTTATATCTCTCCTGATTCCCTCTCCTCTGAGCTTGAgtgattctctctctccacagaAATAGATCTTTCTCTGCCCCTCAGTCTGCCCATCTCCGGGGAAGAGAtcgacctctctctctctcccggcTCTCGCTCCACATCCCTGTAGCTGTCTTCTCTCCACCGGTCCTCTCCTCCATACTCCCTCCATTGCTCCTGCGATTGAGGGTGCTCCTGCTCTCGGGTGTGTGATGACCtgagataaataattaaagggaaatcaaaagaaattttaatcTCTTTAAATCATACTGTTCAATCTCTTTAATTATTCAGCTTCCttaatgaacacaaaaaaacccTTTCATACTGTTTGAAGTTAGATACCCAGCTAATGTTGATCAGTTTTTACtccacattctgaccaatcataaTACTAAGCAAAGCAAAAGATCACCAGACGTGTTAGATATGACCTGTAATAGCCAAGATTCCATCAtgtaccattattattattgtgatccataaaataaatgaaggcGTATAATTAAAGTGAAAAGCGcacctcttcttctttctcctgtgagagtgagagcgagagcgatGGCGTTCTTTATGTCTGTGCTTCCTCTCTCGGTCCCGGTCTCTCGAATGGGAGGAACGACGTCGCCGCGAGCGATGAGATGACGAGCTTCCACCGTccctgacacacagacacaaaatctTATGGCTTTGTTATGACCATGTCATTTTTCAGCTGTGTTCCATCTCACAGAACAAAAATCTTGTTCCTGAGTGGAGTAACGGACAACATGCTCCTAATCATCTGAAGACAAGTTCAAATTCTAACACTGCTACAGCAATCTGTGAGGAgtccataaaaaaaataaactgtccGTGCTCTTAGGGTGAGAGGGCCAGGGCCAGACCTACTCATTCCTGTCTATCACAACACTACCTAATCATGTGTGTCTGTaagcttgtgtatgtggaaaagGGCAGATTATACATAACTCAtaagagacacgcacacacacacacacacgcatgcaagcacacgcgcgcacacacgcgcgcacaaacacgcacgcacgcgcgcgcacaaacacgcacgcacgcgcgcgcgcgcgcacgcacgcacgcacgcacgcgcacgcacgcacgcacgcacacgcgcacacacgcgcacacacgcgcacacacgcgcacacacgcgcacacacacagtcatattcACCTGTATCTGTCCCCACTGCGAGATCTGGAcctgagacagagagtgagggatagagagagagaaagagagagatggagagaaagagaggggaggAGGGAAAGTGAGTAAGAAAGAGGCACAAAAGTTTAGAAATCTCTACAAAGtcatataaaaatgttcttctgtGTCATATGAAATCATATAATAGCATAACAATCCTATGAGAGTAAACTCACCTCctgcgctctctctccctctcccgtTCCCTCTCCCGTTCCCTCtcgcgctctctttctctttcacgttcacgctccctctctctctccagctcccactccctctgtctctcctcctctcGCTCCCTCTCCTCCCGCCGCTTCATGCGCATCCGCTCCTGCTTTTCCACCActgctttctgacagacagacagacagagacattaAGGATTAAAAGGTGTCATTTCATATCTAACGGATCTAAAAGTGTGCCGACTGATGCATGCTCCTGTCCTCACTCTCAGTTTCTCGAGCTTCTCCCGGATCTCAATGAAGCCCAGGTGCAGTTTCCCACCAAAATGGTCGGCAAGGCGACGGTCGTTGTCGTGGAGGCCAAGGTAGGCAGAGCAAACCTCACACACCCTCAGCTTCTGCTGCTGGAAACTGGAAGCTGGCATAGAGTTCCGGTATACGtcctaaaataaaacacacacacaatcaatccCATCACTACTGAGTTAATTCAGTTTACATGAACATGCAGatcagtgcatgtgtgtttgtctgtgtgtgtgtgaagatcaTGTCAATCACTGTTACTCAGTGAAGTGTATCTCTCTTCAAAAGAGCTGCTGAAACAAACTGACCTCTGCCTCTTTCTTGAGGGCGCGCGTTTTCTCTACCTTCTCCAGAACCTGCTGGGCCTCGTCCACATTTCCCTCTCCACCCAGCTGCTCCGCTCGTGCCAGCAGCTTCCCAATTTCCTCATTGAGTTCGTGCACACGCTCTgcctgaatcacacacacacaaatacacacacactcagccaaGACATCCCAGTGTCTAAATCCCAATATTATCtcaattaataataagaagaagcagAAAAGGGTGATGAAGAATGAGATGGACAAAAACAATTAGAAGAGCAGCAGTAGTAAAGCAACAGCGAGAGGTTTATTAACTGATCGGCaggtaaaatataaacaatttagTTGTCTAAAACCCAAAAACTAGTTTTTCTTGTCTGGGTTCATGTCAAAGCAGTGATTCctgcagcagcaacatctgGATGGAGAAAGTTTTAAACTCAGATAGGGAACATGGGAAACACGTGGGTGCATTTTGAAGACTGATATTTACATAACAATTAAGAAATGTGATGTGGAGCACTGTGGCAAACTTCCTGTCAGCTGTACAGCAGGTGTGTGAACCGTCCGTTTCAGTGCCACCTAACCGACATCctatcagtttaaaaaaatagtttcaAAGAACAAACAGCAGTCTCTCTAGGAGTTTCACACACAATCTGGAGTCAAAGAAAGCAGTCGTGCACTAAAATACACAGTAAACTAATCTTTTATAGTTCCTTAAATGAGCCAAAATGTTAATACAACCGTTTCAGTTATAAGTGCAGGTCTTCTGATCAGACCGGGAAATCGTGTTCTGGTTACCGGATAATCTCcatcctttttgtttttatgtcctAGTGGCTAAACATTTTGGTGCATTTGTTAAAGACTTGACAACAGTTACCTTAGCAGCAACCTCTGCACTGATCTCTTCCTGAGTCTCAGCCAGACGTTTCTTGGCGAGTTCGGTCCTCCGGTCACAGTCTGCGATAAAGGACTGCAAGTGTTCGGCagcctggacacacacacacacacacacacacacacacacacacacacacacacacacacacgaaagaTGTGTATTCGGTTAAATGCATAACTTTGGCTGTATTAGCTAGTGCTTGTAAAAACCAGACATAGAAATCTCTAAGGCaacataataaaatgtgaaataatgaaAACGATTTTGTACGTTATGGATTTTGTACGTTATGGATTCTGATCATTACTCaacatccacaatgctgttttcCTGTATCAAACCCAAGGACAAGAAATTATGGGAGCCAATTAAGTCAGGAATCATCTACTTTCGCCGGTAAAGTTGTCTGAGAAGACGTCTGTTCCTACGGAAACTCGCAAACTGAACCAGTGCATTTCTTGAGTTCTCATCGAGGGGCGCATTATTTGTACGCTACTTATCGAAAACACATTACGGGATTAAAGTTATTTAGCAGCAAATGTCACTTCCATAAATGGTGCACTAGATAGTGAACATCCCATCATCTGATCAAAAACACTACAGTGTCCAAGAGAGTTCTGAAGTCACACTCACGTCTAGCTCGAAGAAGTACTCCTGGTGTTTAGAGGCGATCTCAAAGTCTGCCCTCAGTGCCAGGTCGTGCACTTTTAAACACTCGCCCAGGTCCATACGCtgcacaggacacacacacacacacacacacacacagaggatcaGAGAGTGAAGAAGTAGTGGGGAGGTTTTACAGGtcaggaaataaaatgtatatttctcTAATGGCACTCTGGTTATGAATCTCAGAAATCTGTTAACGACCTACAGTGAACCGTACAAGACAACAACAGAATGACACAAATATgccaaagaattaaaaaaaacaagtgttgcACCATAAAATATGACTTTTTTGCTGAACTCAGATCCAGATGTAACTGTAGATGCTGCTTTATTAAAGAAGGTACAAGTGAAAGTTTGATAGTGGCTTGATATTGTCTTTTCCTCCTTATAAAGACTCTGCTGCTCTTTAAGCACTTTTTATGAAGGGCTGAGATATAATCATATAGTATGAGATAAATATCATAACACTAATGTAGTGCATTTTATTCCTTCACAAGAGAACAATCATGTAATGAACTGCCAGGATAAACTGTCTACATTTTTAACTCGAGATTTGAATTGAGCTCGTGAAATGAAGCGTAATATAATGTGTTTAAACAAATTTACTGTGTGCAGCGTCATACACAACAGGTACATACATTCTGTAGACggtgttataaaatataatggtATAATATCATaccatgcgtgtgtgtgtgtgtatgtaaataagTAAAAGAATGATTCAAAGGCTCCACAAATTTCTATAAAACCCAAACTGTCTGcgaaaaagacacacacacacacacacacacactcaccgttCCTGATAAGATGTCGTGAGGGCAGGATTCCAGCAGatgacttttacacacactctcatccgTGAACTTGATCCTCTGACGCATTGTGTCTCCtaggacaacaaaaaaaagacggTTCTTGAGGCGCCGTCAGTTCCTGCTAAATCCAGTCGAACCTTTTCAGTCGCATTCTCATATTTACTCAGAATTCTCTACATGCCAAACACTCTAAAGTTAAAACTGTTTTATGCTTCGTCAGGTCGCAAGGGGTTTCAGTTTCTTACTTATTTCTCTGTAaccttctttgttttcttttgtgcaGGTGTTCGACAGAAATAAACGATTCACACCAGTACATGATAGTTGTTAATGTCTAATGTTttactgaaaaaacaaacaaacaaaaaaaaaaaacacacacacgaacaatGCTCTAAAGGCAGAGGTGACCTCGATACGAGTTTCGTAAGTTAAAGTTTGTTCAAAAGTTTAACTGTGACTCAAACCAAACAGTGGTTTCGGAGACCTCTACACCGAAATGAAGAACTGCTCACCTGATGCTCTGTGATGCTGATTTCTACGATCGGTTCTAAAGTGGTAGATTTACTCACACAGCTTTGCTGAATATAGCTACAGTTCATAATAAAGCTTTCGGTATTCGTTACTGCTGTTCTATAATCAAGGGTACGCGTTTTT encodes:
- the zgc:158803 gene encoding LUC7 domain-containing protein — encoded protein: MSAQAQMRAMLDQLMGTSRDGDTMRQRIKFTDESVCKSHLLESCPHDILSGTRMDLGECLKVHDLALRADFEIASKHQEYFFELDAAEHLQSFIADCDRRTELAKKRLAETQEEISAEVAAKAERVHELNEEIGKLLARAEQLGGEGNVDEAQQVLEKVEKTRALKKEAEDVYRNSMPASSFQQQKLRVCEVCSAYLGLHDNDRRLADHFGGKLHLGFIEIREKLEKLRKAVVEKQERMRMKRREEREREEERQREWELERERERERERERERERERERERERERERRRSRSRSGDRYRDGGSSSSHRSRRRRSSHSRDRDRERKHRHKERHRSRSHSHRRKKKRSSHTREQEHPQSQEQWREYGGEDRWREDSYRDVEREPGERERSISSPEMGRLRGRERSISVERENHSSSEERESGEI